The Anopheles coluzzii chromosome 2, AcolN3, whole genome shotgun sequence genome window below encodes:
- the LOC120950857 gene encoding protein abnormal spindle: protein MSAFEVSCTPPRAVAKPRTNESREPTLVLLGPFTPKATVVFEGVPVGKSARRLLIVRNTNKTLVQVNLTRVPDPGCGLWFEWTTADVEAGAEKTLEVVWNPQQLLVGKDVLVLTDSIGNRKDVQFILKTVEPKSAASRKPVAKSFAVPKKLKLKSPSPPKVKLKRNVLPKKTKTSPGKPGWSVPTITVGSRMGTIASKVTTAMYGPGAGDGVFDMMDEYGAASSGTMPTEGDKTTTDKENVNPTSPLVIGARLDAKQFLSPLSVNVSYVKRVENQPTPDYFMKGKGRRGLIDHSVRKNLEVSPKAPTAEMVTESDAMDDKSRQKTTALTPQDRNTRFDPSCFSTVTKPLPVDKTFLKPFIASPTMVDSSLVQQQSDENLQRHLTFSLEHEQGDTEEHELETNQKDEMPVHEEHPENATDKTHTVAHDSNPHLTSIAEENVPELGITFERRHDRRNGSVSDDAELLASLHTQQTFIVSAEQSSRSASVENIVRNVTVTIKDSVSRSSLPNLLDKSSSSNSSSTNKSHHLEEDEGDKIFREHEIRAQSSRFNLHEVGRFSDEMVVPSTGCKRSIESVGDGKELKLEPFELTISPPKRRCRLTSSSSAIIAQALQSVTKTETQMSISSTFRKPIEYKSTTPSTRSVTLTSSRSLSLKRTAVPCSLPPKSEEKRVFLYDSDRHLKTLINPDPFAATTTCNPFLTVTMYLDERAFEQYERQMKKWLNALVTIPADLDTEPNKPLDVGKLFDEVKSKELTLAPTKELISSKYYKTRLNHLRSAGIALYTSEEIAMPLRKVAAQIEKQLLSLRTDRNLHLDLVLQRSILELLLCFNPLWLRLGLEVVFGEQIELQSNRDIVGLSTFIIHRLFRDRYLETRNSKAYNLSRAYAEHMRKFTLRMVLFLLLFLDTAKRRKLIKHNPCLFVRNAPHKETKEILIRFASQLVSGIGDITKHMKRVGYVLSHKQSFLDEYNYAFENLAVDLRDGVRLTRVMEIILLRDDLSASLRVPPISRLQKIHNINLALVALEQADYKIAGNVTAKDICDGHREQTMSLLWQIVYKFRAPKFNAAAIVLQRWWRMNWLKVTICRRIEEKRALRREAAARTIQAAVRGYCVRVWYEAHRRQKLRAIVTIQRFSRRYLAQKLAARRFSAIVRVQQWWRTVRQMRQARERFLLCRKSAIVLQTSYRRYALGRKLLAAATLIGQIRAEAKHRHLQATIIQRSIKSYVIHRRLHATVYGMVAFIRRKRLQNRSAAKIQAYQRMRIVRKEYLRSRSAAICIQRRWRECMEARRLRNRFLLMRASTIRLQQQYRGWRQMRQDRQTYAHARNLIVQVQRRWRGTLAMRKERANYRTLRRVAINVQRRFRARQAMQSEVERYRTLCKATVTLQQRFRANKAMMEQRQQYNSLRVATLCVQRRFRAQLSMRAARASYAKVRCAILTIQSQYRATLAMRHARDRFVTLRRCTITVQARFRAILAGRAAKQRYESIRKATLHIQRKWRATLEMRQVRSHYRRQCNAALTLQRSWRGVLLQRKFRHDYLLHRDAATVLQRRYRALVQGRMVRREMQHCRWAAVTIQRRLRATLQMSRDRNAFLQLRQSVLVVQRRFRANRACRVQRVQYAALKRSAITISHRWAATLHMRQQRSDFLRLKSAAVVMQRRYRAQRAKQQAVQQYERMRAAIVLLQRKYRAQRAMEKCRGRFLNLKSASIVVQEFYRGYRNMRHDRAAFIRLRESVLAIQRRFRGKLLMRQTVVEYERKRKAAVTLQRWFRGHRAMVMERKRFTALKHAATVIQARYRARRAMLHDVAQYGRIYRAVTTIQIHWKATLSMRRERDRYQQTLRAVRTIQIHYRAYRERLIDEANYRIYRSAVIVVQRRYREKLQTRCESLRFEQIRRTVRGLQTYGRGVLARRAFLALLTPEYLERKRQQKAALRIQAWWRGAYHRKRYQTMQMRKIAQQMVASRMAARRDPTIRLSNVSRLCLRFLKTRFSSSEAIGILKRLERMSRLVPHLLMEDAVFLSVFCYNMMAQAIRSEVDKILIEICARIILNLARFRGTKEQAFQEDGLVTVSQMLLRWCDKDCGIFSTLCTLLWVLAHDNKKKNAIRRYMISKDAIYMLRETKKLVQRKEKMRKNVQRPVGCLVAPNPQLMRTVPSLEPDFGVNRSKPYVFYSSVFGFERVLQMLEVDLS from the exons ATGAGCGCGTTTGAG GTATCCTGTACGCCACCACGAGCCGTAGCGAAACCGAGGACAAACGAATCCCGGGAACCGACGCTGGTTCTGCTAGGACCTTTTACTCCCAAGGCTACCGTGGTGTTTGAAGGCGTACCCGTAGGCAAGAGTGCTCGCCGTTTGCTGATTGTGCGGAATACAAACAAGACGCTGGTGCAG GTTAACCTTACCAGAGTGCCCGATCCCGGGTGTGGGCTTTGGTTCGAGTGGACAACGGCCGATGTGGAGGCCGGCGCAGAGAAGACGCTGGAAGTGGTGTGGAATCCCCAGCAACTGCTAGTGGGCAAGGACGTGCTCGTGCTCACCGATAGCATTGGCAACAGAAAGGACGTGCAgtttattttgaaaaccgTCGAACCTAAGTCAGCCGCCAGCCGCAAACCTGTCGCCAAATCGTTTGCCGTACCGAAAAAGTTGAAACTCAAATCACCCTCCCCGCCCAAGGTGAAGCTAAAGCGCAACGTTCTACCGAAGAAGACGAAAACTTCTCCCGGCAAGCCAGGTTGGTCGGTACCTACGATAACGGTTGGTTCCAGGATGGGGACTATTGCGTCGAAAGTAACAACGGCCATGTATGGGCCGGGCGCTGGGGACGGTGTTTTTGATATGATGGACGAGTACGGTGCAGCAAGCTCGGGGACGATGCCTACGGAAGGGGACAAGACTACTACTgacaaagaaaatgtaaatcCGACCAGTCCGCTCGTTATTGGTGCGAGGCTGGATGCTAAGCAGTTCCTGTCGCCCCTGTCCGTGAATGTTAGCTATGTAAAACGCGTAGAAAACCAGCCCACACCCGACTATTTCATGAAAGGCAAGGGACGGCGTGGATTGATCGACCATTCCGTGCGCAAGAACTTGGAGGTATCGCCGAAAGCTCCCACAGCGGAAATGGTGACGGAATCGGACGCGATGGATGACAAATCACGACAAAAGACGACAGCCTTGACGCCGCAGGATCGCAACACACGGTTCGATCCCAGTTGCTTTTCCACCGTTACTAAACCCTTGCCAGTAGACAAGACGTTTCTGAAGCCATTTATAGCTAGTCCCACCATGGTGGACAGTAGtctggtgcagcagcagtcagATGAAAACCTACAGCGTCATTTAACGTTCTCCCTAGAGCATGAACAAGGAGACACGGAGGAGCACGAACTAGAAACGAATCAGAAGGATGAAATGCCAGTCCATGAGGAACATCCTGAGAACGCTACCGACAAAACGCACACCGTTGCGCACGATTCCAATCCCCATCTGACGAGCATAGCCGAGGAAAACGTGCCGGAACTCGGCATTACGTTCGAGCGTCGTCACGATCGCCGCAACGGCTCGGTATCCGATGATGCTGAGCTGCTAGCTTCCCTACACACTCAGCAAACGTTTATCGTGTCGGCTGAGCAAAGTTCACGGTCTGCATCGGTTGAAAATATTGTGCGGAATGTAACCGTCACAATTAAGGACAGTGTTTCGCGCTCCTCGCTGCCAAACCTGTTGGACaagagcagtagcagcaacagtagcagcacGAATAAGAGTCACCACCTCGAAGAAGACGAAGGGGATAAGATCTTTCGCGAGCATGAAATACGGGCACAGTCGAGCCGATTTAACTTGCACGAGGTTGGCCGGTTCAGCGATGAGATGGTCGTGCCGAGCACTGGATGCAAACGCAGCATCGAATCGGTTGGCGATGGAAAGGAGCTGAAGCTGGAACCATTTGAGCTAACGATATCTCCACCGAAACGGCGTTGTCGGCTCACTTCCAGCTCGAGCGCGATTATAGCACAAGCCCTTCAGTCGGTTACCAAAACGGAAACGCAAATGTCAATCAGTAGCACTTTCCGGAAGCCGATTGAATACAAGTCAACGACACCATCGACTCGTAGCGTAACACTG ACCTCATCGCGAAGCCTCAGCCTCAAGCGAACCGCCGTACCATGCAGCTTACCGCCGAAGAGCGAAGAGAAGCGTGTGTTCCTGTACGATTCCGACCGGCATCTGAAAACGCTCATCAATCCGGATCCGTTTGCGGCGACCACCACCTGTAATCCCTTCCTTACTGTCACGATGTATCTGGACGAGCGGGCGTTCGAGCAGTACGAGCGGCAGATGAAAAAGTGGCTCAACGCGCTGGTCACCATACCGGCCGATCTGGACACGGAGCCGAACAAACCGCTAGACGTTGGGAAGCTGTTTGACGAGGTAAAATCGAAGGAGCTTACGCTCGCCCCTACCAAGGAGCTGATCTCATCGAAATATTACAAAACCCGACTGAACCACTTGCGCAGTGCCGGCATTGCGCTGTACACGAGCGAGGAGATAGCGATGCCGCTCCGCAAGGTGGCCGCACAGATTGAGAAGCAACTGCTGTCGCTGCGCACCGATCGCAACTTGCATCTCGATCTGGTGCTGCAGCGCTCCATCCTGGAGCTGCTACTGTGCTTCAATCCGCTCTGGCTGCGGCTCGGGCTGGAGGTGGTGTTTGGCGAGCAGATTGAGCTACAATCGAATCGTGACATCGTCGGACTGAGCACGTTCATCATACATCGCCTGTTTCGCGATCGCTACCTGGAGACACGCAACTCCAAAGCGTACAATCTTTCGCGCGCGTACGCCGAACACATGCGGAAGTTTACCCTGCGAATGGTGCTGTTTTTGCTCCTGTTTCTCGACACGGCCAAGCGACGCAAGCTGATCAAGCACAACCCATGCCTGTTCGTGCGCAACGCGCCACACAAGGAGACGAAGGAAATTTTGATCCGCTTTGCTTCCCAGCTGGTGTCCGGCATTGGGGACATTACGAAGCACATGAAACGCGTCGGCTACGTGCTGTCGCACAAGCAGTCCTTCCTGGACGAGTACAACTACGCGTTCGAGAATTTGGCCGTCGATCTGCGGGACGGCGTGCGGCTGACGCGCGTCATGGAGATCATTCTGCTGCGGGACGATTTGTCGGCCAGCCTGCGCGTGCCGCCCATATCGCGGCTGCAAAAGATACACAACATCAACCTGGCGCTGGTGGCGCTGGAACAGGCCGACTATAAAATTGCCGGCAACGTCACGGCCAAGGACATCTGCGACGGGCATAGGGAACAGACGATGTCCCTGCTCTGGCAGATTGTGTACAAATTCCGTGCGCCAAAATTCAATGCGGCCGCAATCGTACTGCAGCGCTGGTGGCGTATGAACTGGCTGAAGGTGACCATTTGCCGCCGGATCGAGGAAAAGCGTGCGTTGCGGCGAGAAGCGGCGGCCCGCACGATTCAGGCCGCTGTCCGCGGGTACTGCGTGCGCGTTTGGTACGAAGCCCATCGACGGCAGAAACTGCGCGCCATCGTGACGATTCAGCGGTTCTCCAGACGATATCTGGCGCAGAAGCTGGCTGCCCGCCGGTTCAGCGCGATCGTGCGCGTACAGCAATGGTGGCGAACGGTGCGCCAAATGCGCCAGGCGCGGGAGCGTTTTCTGCTCTGCAGAAAGTCGGCAATCGTACTGCAAACATCGTACCGACGGTACGCGCTCGGCAGGAAGCTTCTTGCTGCGGCCACCCTGATCGGGCAGATACGGGCAGAGGCAAAGCACCGCCACCTGCAGGCGACCATCATTCAGCGTAGCATTAAATCGTACGTGATCCATCGTCGGCTGCATGCGACCGTCTACGGGATGGTGGCGTTCATTCGAAGGAAACGGCTCCAAAATCGATCGGCAGCAAAGATCCAAGCGTACCAGCGGATGCGCATCGTGCGCAAAGAGTATCTACGCAGCCGTTCGGCAGCGATTTGTATTCAACGCCGCTGGCGCGAATGTATGGAGGCGCGGCGACTGCGCAACCGCTTTTTGCTGATGCGTGCTAGTACCATTCGTCTGCAGCAACAGTATCGTGGCTGGAGACAGATGCGGCAGGACAGACAAACTTACGCACACGCACGGAACTTGATCGTGCAGGTACAGCGCCGTTGGCGTGGCACTCTCGCGATGCGTAAAGAAAGAGCGAACTACCGAACCCTTCGGCGGGTAGCGATCAACGTTCAGCGGCGCTTCCGCGCACGACAGGCAATGCAGTCGGAGGTGGAACGGTATCGGACGCTTTGCAAAGCCACCGTTACATTGCAGCAACGGTTCCGAGCCAACAAAGCGATGATGGAACAACGGCAACAGTACAACAGCCTGCGAGTCGCCACTCTTTGCGTTCAGAGGAGATTCCGAGCGCAATTGAGTATGCGTGCCGCTCGCGCCTCCTATGCGAAGGTTCGGTGTGCGATCCTTACCATTCAAAGTCAGTATCGAGCCACACTGGCAATGCGCCACGCACGGGATCGTTTTGTTACACTTCGCAGATGCACCATCACCGTGCAGGCACGATTCCGCGCTATCCTGGCCGGACGAGCCGCCAAACAGCGGTATGAATCCATTCGCAAAGCGACTCTCCACATTCAGCGCAAGTGGCGCGCAACGCTGGAGATGCGTCAAGTCAGGAGCCATTACCGCAGGCAATGCAATGCTGCCCTCACTCTGCAACGGTCGTGGCGAGGCGTTTTGCTGCAAAGGAAGTTTAGACATGACTACCTGCTCCACCGTGATGCGGCCACCGTTCTGCAACGGCGATATCGTGCCCTTGTGCAGGGACGAATGGTTCGTCGCGAGATGCAACACTGCCGATGGGCGGCCGTCACCATACAGCGACGGTTACGCGCAACGCTGCAAATGAGCCGGGACCGAAACGCGTTCCTCCAGCTTCGGCAGTCGGTGCTCGTGGTACAGCGTCGCTTCCGGGCCAACCGCGCCTGCCGGGTCCAACGCGTGCAGTATGCAGCCCTGAAACGAAGTGCCATCACCATTTCCCATCGATGGGCCGCTACTTTGCACATGAGACAGCAGCGATCGGACTTTTTGCGGTTGAAATCCGCCGCCGTCGTAATGCAGCGGCGCTACCGTGCACAGCGTGCTAAGCAGCAGGCCGTTCAGCAGTATGAACGGATGCGCGCGGCCATCGTACTGCTACAGCGCAAGTATCGTGCCCAGCGTGCGATGGAGAAATGTCGCGGCCGATTCCTGAATCTGAAAAGTGCTTCAATTGTGGTGCAGGAGTTTTACCGTGGCTATCGGAACATGAGGCACGATCGAGCTGCTTTCATTCGGCTTCGCGAATCGGTCCTAGCGATACAGCGCCGGTTCCGTGGCAAGCTGCTAATGCGCCAGACCGTCGTTGAGTACGAACGCAAGAGGAAGGCAGCGGTAACGCTGCAGCGCTGGTTCCGTGGTCACCGTGCAATGGTAATGGAGCGCAAACGGTTCACCGCTCTGAAGCACGCTGCAACGGTGATACAGGCACGGTACCGTGCACGACGGGCCATGCTACACGACGTAGCACAGTATGGTCGGATTTATCGTGCGGTTACTACTATTCAAATCCACTGGAAGGCCACGCTCAGCATGCGCCGAGAACGCGATCGATACCAGCAGACACTGCGAGCTGTTCGAACGATTCAAATCCACTACCGTGCTTACCGGGAGCGTTTGATCGATGAAGCGAACTATCGCATCTACCGTAGCGCTGTAATTGTGGTCCAAAGACGCTACCGAGAAAAGCTGCAAACTCGCTGCGAGAGCCTGCGGTTCGAACAGATTCGCCGCACGGTGCGCGGCTTGCAGACTTACGGGCGCGGTGTGCTAGCGCGGCGCGCCTTCCTTGCCCTGCTGACGCCCGAGTATCTGGAGCGCAAGCGGCAGCAAAAGGCGGCCCTGCGCATACAGGCTTGGTGGCGTGGCGCTTACCACCGCAAGCGCTACCAGACGATGCAGATGCGCAAAATCGCTCAGCAAATGGTGGCGAGCCGCATGGCAGCACGGCGCGATCCTACCATCCGACTGAGCAACGTGAGCCGGCTCTGTCTGCGCTTCCTGAAGACACGCTTCAGCTCGTCGGAAGCGATCGGCATCCTGAAGCGGCTGGAGCGCATGTCCCGACTGGTGCCGCATCTGCTCATGGAGGATGCCGTGTTTCTGTCCGTGTTCTGCTACAACATGATGGCTCAAGCGATCCGGTCCGAGGTGGACAAAATTTTGATCGAAATCTGCGCCCGCATCATATTGAATTTGGCACGCTTCCGGGGTACCAAGGAGCAAGCGTTTCAG GAGGATGGCCTCGTCACCGTATCGCAGATGTTGCTACGTTGGTGTGATAAGGATTGTGGAATATTTAGCACACTGTGCACACTGCTGTGGGTGTTAGCACACGataacaagaagaagaat GCTATACGGCGTTACATGATATCGAAAGATGCCATTTACATGCTGCGCGAGACGAAAAAGCTGGTTCAGCGCAAGGAAAAGATGCGCAAGAACGTCCAGCGTCCGGTAGGGTGTTTGGTTGCACCGAACCCGCAGCTAATGCGCACGGTACCGTCCCTGGAGCCGGACTTTGGCGTAAATCGCAGCAAACCGTACGTGTTCTATTCGTCTGTGTTTGGGTTCGAGCGGGTACTCCAGATGTTGGAAGTGGATCTTTCTTAA
- the LOC120950858 gene encoding probable serine/threonine-protein kinase yakA, with protein sequence MAIQMEQVLFLLLSLYATLTVGDHAPPFKPLHPSAYTKSPLMYPSFVPKHGIGLKPYMTQFRAGTRLAPVAIRPAPSMIMSLKRPIKSILSHPSLMKQPLLKRPPPSLAFAAASIKHHKFHSSPPGPSTGEIVFEKLKPITTKLTSHKDGAIHTIPAPNLGLVNAPKAPNQIRVTSYEDSNKLEIEVKTTKPTFTAKPAFLNLSPTPAPAVGTYAHHHAIGANPHQYQVTEEHSNDVTIGDLYSGKKTYFAPDPDPSLPSKSLVPTSDPLSIPSNGKFAPATSVLVQSPVAHYPLQPQTSASAVIQYVNAVPQASYAIPLATQPQLQQHILQQTAMLQEMPVSLYNPTYLVTQSNNLYNTHQQQASVNLFKPDTNFLGTVQHQQQHQPHPIHVQTQTQAPPIPTTVLYNSYPAYNKHAEPAASTGQILSATQDQLHELQSVVNQIQLNDIHNQHSGDMPTYAQLVGHEQPAIHQQQLPQLNQLEQQLQQQLIQQHQQEKGQNPQRQMTDAEIANLLNYGMINLHNNLSPSDYYHYQVDQPTAVQQPSAHHTFYELSERQKENDRILAQAQQELYHQQNQQQQYQQQQQHQYQQQQLQHQQDQQQQQYPADQHSDYLQAYQEHQLAVSNILGLQDKQTQGGGAVQQYQHHPQAAIGSTIAPQSTQSPLRIYVPDGEHEYSNNINAQKRMDEIDFEYADVEQQDQGVEGDTVSTATNAHARSDEPITPTSYDDTTTNAYYDERTAEDGNEDGNSEYYDQNLSNHRLE encoded by the exons ATggccattcaaatggaacAG GTTCTTTTCCTTCTGCTATCGCTGTACGCGACCCTGACCGTGGGCGATCATGCACCGCCATTTAAGCCGTTGCATCCGTCGGCCTACACCAAGTCTCCACTGATGTATCCGAGCTTCGTGCCCAAGCACGGCATCGGGCTGAAACCGTACATGACGCAATTTCGTGCCGGCACGCGGCTAGCACCAGTAGCGATTCGGCCAGCTCCATCAATGATTATGAG tttgAAAAGACCCATCAAATCCATTCTAAGCCACCCTTCGCTTATGAAGCAACCGCTACTGAAACGACCACCGCCATCGCTAGCCTTTGCCGCGGCCAGCATCAAGCATCACAAGTTCCACAGTTCCCCGCCAGGACCGAGCACGGGTGAGATTGTGTTCGAGAAGCTTAAACCG ATCACCACGAAGCTCACCTCTCACAAGGATGGAGCAATCCATACGATCCCTGCACCAAACCTGGGCCTGGTGAACGCACCGAAGGCCCCGAACCAGATCCGAGTGACGTCCTACGAGGACAGCAACAAGCTGGAGATTGAAGTGAAGACAACCAAGCCCACGTTTACGGCGAAACCGGCCTTTTTGAACCTCAGCCCAACG CCCGCCCCGGCTGTAGGAACCTACGCCCATCACCACGCCATCGGTGCCAACCCGCACCAGTACCAGGTGACGGAGGAGCACTCGAACGATGTCACAATCGGTGATCTGTACTCGGGCAAGAAGACGTACTTTGCGCCGGATCCGGACCCATCGCTGCCGAGCAAATCGCTCGTCCCAACGTCCGATCCGCTcagcataccgagcaatggaAAGTTTGCGCCAGCCACCAGCGTGCTGGTACAGTCACCGGTCGCGCACTACCCACTCCAACCGCAAACCAGCGCCTCGGCCGTGATCCAGTACGTCAACGCAGTGCCGCAGGCCAGCTATGCCATTCCGCTCGCCACCCAGccccagctgcagcagcacataCTGCAACAGACGGCCATGCTGCAGGAGATGCCCGTTTCG CTCTATAATCCCACCTATCTTGTGACCCAATCCAACAACCTTTACAACACCCACCAACAGCAGGCGTCGGTGAATCTCTTCAAACCGGACACCAACTTCCTTGGCACggtgcagcatcagcagcagcaccagccacATCCGATCCACGTGCAAACACAAACGCAGGCACCGCCCATCCCAACGACCGTGCTGTACAACTCGTACCCGGCGTACAACAAGCACGCGGAACCGGCCGCCAGCACCGGCCAAATACTGTCTGCTACGCAGGATCAGCTGCACGAGCTGCAGTCCGTCGTGAACCAGATTCAGTTGAACGACATCCACAACCAGCATTCCGGCGACATGCCAACGTACGCCCAGCTCGTGGGGCACGAGCAGCCGGCCATCCATCAGCAGCAACTGCCCCAGCTCAaccagctcgagcagcagctgcagcagcagctgatccagcagcaccagcaggaAAAGGGCCAGAATCCGCAGCGCCAGATGACCGACGCCGAGATTGCCAACCTGCTCAACTACGGTATGATCAATCTGCACAACAATCTATCTCCGAGCGACTACTACCACTATCAGGTGGACCAGCCGACGGCGGTCCAGCAACCGTCAGCGCACCACACGTTCTACGAGCTGTCCGAGCGGCAGAAGGAAAACGATCGCATCCTGGCGCAGGCCCAGCAGGAGCTGTACCACCAGcagaatcagcagcagcagtaccagcagcagcagcagcaccaataccagcaacaacaattaCAACACCAGcaggaccagcagcagcagcagtatcccGCGGACCAGCATTCCGACTATCTGCAGGCGTACCAGGAGCATCAGTTGGCCGTTTCAAACATTCTCGGCTTGCAGGACAAGCAGACACAAGGGGGAGGCGCTGTGCAGCAGTATCAGCACCATCCGCAGGCAGCCATCGGCAGCACAATCGCACCCCAGTCAACGCAGAGTCCACTGCGAATATACGTACCGGATGGAGAGCACGAATACTCCAACAAT ATAAACGCACAGAAACGAATGGACGAAATCGATTTCGAGTACGCCGATGTGGAACAGCAGGATCAGGGTGTAGAGGGTGATACCGTCAGCACGGCCACGAATGCTCATGCACGAAGCGACGAACCCATCACGCCAACGTCGTACGACGATACCACCACTAATGCGTACTACGACGAGCGGACGGCAGAGGATGGTAACGAGGACGGGAACAGCGAGTACTATGACCAGAATCTAAGCAACCATCGGCTCGAGTAA